From a single Rhodococcus qingshengii JCM 15477 genomic region:
- a CDS encoding VOC family protein, with protein MTISFNHTIIAAKDRQESAWFFTHMFGLPGPVEAGYFLGVDLEHGVTLDFAQVEEGAEVASQHYAFLVSEDDFDGIYQRIQALKLDHWADPRQSSTGFNTNDGGRGVYFLDPSGHFLEAITKPYGG; from the coding sequence ATGACCATTTCGTTCAATCACACCATCATCGCCGCAAAAGACCGACAAGAGTCTGCGTGGTTCTTCACTCACATGTTCGGTCTTCCAGGCCCAGTCGAAGCCGGCTACTTTCTCGGCGTTGATCTCGAGCACGGCGTGACGTTGGACTTCGCACAGGTGGAAGAAGGCGCCGAGGTTGCGTCTCAGCACTATGCCTTCCTCGTCTCCGAGGATGACTTCGACGGCATCTACCAGCGGATACAGGCGTTGAAACTGGATCACTGGGCCGATCCGCGCCAGTCGAGTACCGGCTTCAACACCAACGACGGTGGGCGTGGGGTCTACTTCCTCGACCCGTCGGGACATTTCCTGGAAGCCATCACCAAACCGTACGGCGGCTGA
- a CDS encoding nuclear transport factor 2 family protein, translated as MTDEHPARVAGNASRAAASGKNKEAWLDLFAEDGWVEDPVGPSGFDPEGKGHHGREAISKFYDMTIANADKLEFLIDDSLVCGNENVNIGKIRTTIGGSIIDAEGVFVYRVNDDGKIASLRAFWEVDRAMKTARKA; from the coding sequence ATGACCGACGAACACCCCGCCCGCGTCGCGGGTAACGCTTCGCGCGCCGCAGCGAGTGGCAAGAACAAGGAAGCCTGGCTGGACCTCTTCGCCGAGGACGGTTGGGTGGAGGATCCGGTCGGGCCTTCGGGCTTCGATCCCGAAGGCAAAGGCCATCACGGGCGCGAAGCGATCTCCAAGTTCTACGACATGACGATCGCGAACGCGGACAAGCTCGAATTTCTGATCGACGATTCACTGGTGTGCGGCAACGAGAACGTCAACATCGGCAAGATCCGGACCACCATCGGCGGCTCGATCATCGACGCCGAGGGCGTGTTCGTCTATCGCGTGAACGACGACGGCAAGATCGCGTCGCTTCGAGCATTCTGGGAAGTGGACCGTGCGATGAAGACGGCACGCAAAGCCTGA
- a CDS encoding TIGR03619 family F420-dependent LLM class oxidoreductase has translation MKYTVGVAMNPLDQLAGIAKTAEECGFSSIALPDSLFFMETQAADYPYTPDGSRMWNAETPWVDPLIAAAAMGAVTEKIEFYTQVLKLGSRNPVLLARQVGSVAALTNNRFGFGVGIGWAPEEFEWCGAPYKRRGARVDEMIDVLKLILGGGMVEYHGEFFDFDRLQMSPAPTKPVPFYVGGHTEVALKRAARVGDGWTSAMIKFDDLVGVIARLRELRAEYGRENEPFEIQTVCIDRFGKDGYAELEDAGVTDIITVPWVFDGIGFDAPLEAKQDSMRKFAEQYIN, from the coding sequence ATGAAGTACACCGTCGGGGTTGCCATGAACCCCTTGGACCAGTTAGCCGGTATCGCCAAAACTGCCGAGGAATGCGGCTTTTCGTCGATCGCTCTCCCCGATTCACTGTTCTTCATGGAAACGCAGGCGGCGGATTACCCGTACACCCCGGACGGGTCTCGGATGTGGAATGCCGAGACCCCCTGGGTCGATCCGCTCATCGCCGCGGCTGCAATGGGCGCGGTGACCGAGAAGATCGAGTTCTACACCCAGGTGCTCAAGCTGGGTAGCCGCAATCCCGTCCTGCTCGCGCGGCAGGTCGGTTCCGTGGCCGCATTGACGAACAACCGTTTCGGCTTCGGCGTCGGAATCGGTTGGGCTCCGGAAGAGTTCGAGTGGTGCGGCGCTCCGTACAAGCGTCGGGGCGCACGTGTGGACGAGATGATCGACGTCCTCAAACTGATCCTCGGCGGCGGCATGGTCGAGTATCACGGTGAGTTCTTCGATTTCGATCGCCTGCAGATGAGCCCGGCCCCCACCAAGCCGGTTCCGTTCTACGTCGGCGGCCACACCGAGGTCGCACTCAAGCGTGCTGCGCGAGTCGGCGACGGTTGGACCTCGGCGATGATCAAATTCGACGACCTGGTGGGTGTGATCGCACGACTACGCGAACTGCGCGCCGAGTACGGCCGCGAGAACGAGCCGTTCGAAATCCAGACGGTGTGCATCGACCGTTTCGGCAAGGACGGTTACGCAGAGCTCGAAGATGCCGGCGTCACGGACATCATCACCGTGCCTTGGGTTTTCGACGGAATCGGATTCGATGCCCCACTGGAGGCAAAGCAGGATTCGATGCGCAAATTCGCCGAGCAGTACATCAACTGA
- a CDS encoding thiolase domain-containing protein — MAGTPQLAAVLGTGQTHYVAKRHDVSMAGLVREAIDAAMLDANVGWDDIDAVVIGKAPDLFEGSMMPELAMSDALGANGKPLLRVHTAGSVGGSTAIVASSLVKSGVHKRVLTVSWEKQSESNAMWALSVPVPFNMPVGAGAGGYFAPHVRSYIRRSGAPEHIGYLVAVKDRLNGSLNPYAHLRQPDITLESVQASQMLWDPIRYDETCPSSDGACALVIGNEEAAAQVEAEGRSVAWIHATAMRTEPTFYAGRDQVNPQAGRDAAAALWKSAGITDPLNEIDCAEIYVPFSWFEPMWLENLGFAEEGQGWKLTEAGETAIGGKLPVNASGGVLSSNPIGASGMIRFAESAMQVMHRAGDHQVADARKALGHAYGGGSQYFSMWVVGSERPTT; from the coding sequence ATGGCCGGAACGCCTCAACTCGCGGCCGTGCTCGGCACCGGCCAAACTCACTACGTCGCAAAGCGTCACGATGTCTCGATGGCGGGCTTGGTTCGTGAAGCCATCGACGCCGCGATGCTCGACGCCAACGTCGGCTGGGACGACATCGACGCCGTCGTCATCGGAAAGGCCCCCGACCTGTTCGAGGGTTCGATGATGCCCGAACTCGCCATGTCGGATGCTCTGGGCGCAAACGGAAAGCCGTTGCTGCGTGTTCACACTGCCGGATCGGTGGGCGGTTCGACAGCTATCGTCGCCTCCAGCCTGGTCAAATCCGGTGTCCACAAGCGGGTTCTGACGGTTTCCTGGGAGAAGCAGTCCGAGTCGAACGCCATGTGGGCGCTGTCCGTACCGGTTCCGTTCAACATGCCCGTCGGCGCCGGTGCCGGTGGATACTTCGCCCCGCACGTCCGTTCGTACATTCGTCGATCGGGCGCACCGGAGCACATCGGCTACCTCGTCGCGGTGAAGGATCGGCTCAACGGCAGCCTCAATCCGTATGCGCACTTGCGGCAGCCGGATATCACTCTCGAATCGGTACAGGCATCTCAGATGCTCTGGGATCCGATCCGCTACGACGAGACCTGCCCGTCCTCGGACGGCGCGTGCGCTCTGGTGATCGGCAACGAGGAAGCGGCCGCACAGGTCGAGGCCGAGGGTCGTTCGGTCGCGTGGATCCACGCGACGGCGATGCGCACCGAGCCGACCTTCTATGCCGGACGCGATCAGGTCAATCCGCAAGCCGGCCGTGACGCTGCAGCAGCACTGTGGAAGTCAGCGGGAATCACCGATCCGCTGAACGAGATCGACTGCGCCGAAATCTATGTCCCGTTCTCGTGGTTCGAGCCGATGTGGCTCGAGAACCTCGGCTTCGCGGAGGAAGGCCAGGGCTGGAAGCTCACCGAGGCGGGTGAAACCGCGATCGGCGGCAAGCTCCCGGTCAATGCCTCGGGCGGTGTTCTCTCCTCCAACCCGATCGGCGCCTCGGGCATGATCCGTTTTGCCGAGTCGGCGATGCAGGTCATGCACCGCGCCGGCGATCACCAGGTAGCCGATGCTCGCAAGGCTCTCGGCCATGCCTACGGCGGTGGCTCGCAGTACTTCTCGATGTGGGTCGTCGGCTCCGAACGTCCCACCACGTAA
- a CDS encoding thiolase domain-containing protein produces the protein MTSADIAVVGFAQAPHVRETNGTTNGVEMLVPCFQQLYSDLGITKSDIGFWCSGSSDYLAGRAFSFISAIDSIGAVPPINESHVEMDAAWAFYEAWIKILTGEVETALVYGFGKSSAGHLRKILSMQLDPYLVTPLWPDSVSIAGLQARLGLDAGKWTHEDMAEVAARSRRHALSNPKAQLAGEVDIEALLASPFLADPLRAHDCAPITDGAAAIVLASGNRARDLCERPAWITGLEHRIDSPNLGARDLTTSPSTTSAAKAATGGEVGNIDVAELHAPFTHQELILKEAIGLTDATTINPSGGPLSGNPLFAGGLERIGHAAKAIFDGQANRALAHATSGPVLQQNLVAVLEGRN, from the coding sequence ATGACTTCTGCAGACATCGCAGTCGTGGGCTTTGCTCAGGCACCCCACGTCCGCGAAACCAACGGCACCACCAACGGCGTCGAGATGCTCGTCCCGTGCTTCCAGCAGCTCTACAGCGATCTGGGAATCACCAAGTCAGACATCGGCTTCTGGTGCTCCGGATCTTCCGACTACCTGGCCGGACGAGCGTTCTCCTTCATCTCGGCCATCGACTCCATCGGAGCGGTCCCGCCGATCAACGAATCTCACGTCGAGATGGACGCTGCGTGGGCCTTCTACGAAGCGTGGATCAAGATCTTGACCGGTGAGGTCGAGACCGCGCTGGTGTACGGATTCGGCAAGTCCTCCGCCGGGCACCTGCGCAAGATCCTGTCCATGCAGCTCGATCCGTACCTCGTCACTCCGCTGTGGCCGGACTCCGTCTCGATCGCCGGACTTCAAGCCCGACTCGGACTCGACGCGGGTAAGTGGACGCACGAGGACATGGCGGAGGTTGCCGCTCGTAGCCGTCGTCACGCGCTGAGCAATCCGAAGGCTCAGCTCGCAGGCGAGGTCGACATCGAGGCCCTTCTCGCCAGCCCCTTCCTCGCAGATCCGTTGCGCGCACACGATTGTGCGCCCATCACCGACGGCGCGGCAGCAATCGTCCTGGCCTCGGGTAACCGCGCCCGCGATCTCTGCGAGCGGCCGGCGTGGATCACCGGACTCGAGCATCGCATCGACTCCCCCAACCTGGGTGCACGTGACCTGACCACCTCACCGTCCACTACGTCGGCAGCCAAGGCGGCAACGGGCGGCGAGGTCGGCAACATCGACGTCGCCGAACTGCACGCACCGTTCACTCACCAGGAATTGATCTTGAAGGAAGCGATCGGCCTGACCGACGCCACCACGATCAATCCGTCCGGCGGTCCGCTCAGCGGCAACCCACTGTTCGCCGGTGGTCTGGAACGAATCGGCCACGCCGCCAAGGCAATCTTCGACGGCCAGGCGAATCGCGCTCTGGCCCATGCAACAAGCGGCCCTGTGCTGCAGCAGAACCTGGTAGCAGTCTTGGAGGGACGGAACTGA
- a CDS encoding Zn-ribbon domain-containing OB-fold protein gives MTIGKSGVADKPLSAPLNLHFDYTRSTGPTIGAFVTALRDRKVIGARGSNGRVFVPPPEFDPDTAEPLTDFVGVSDGGTVVSWTWMPEPIEGQPLTKPFAWALIKLDGADTSMLHAVDVDSPDDISTGLRVRARWASERIGQIKDIECFEPGESENGIATVDSTADPVTMITTPVDLHFMHSASAEESFYLRGLAEGKLIGGRSGPEDKIYIPPRGANPTNGKPTSEQIELPDKGIVTTFCIVNVPFLGQRIKPPYVAAYVLLDGADIPFLHLILECDAADVRMGMRVEAKWKPREEWGYTLENIEYFRPTGEPDAEYSTFQHHL, from the coding sequence GTGACCATCGGAAAGAGCGGGGTGGCCGACAAGCCCCTGAGCGCACCATTGAATCTCCATTTCGACTACACCAGATCGACGGGACCGACCATCGGCGCGTTCGTGACTGCCCTGCGTGATCGCAAGGTGATCGGCGCACGCGGGTCGAACGGTCGTGTCTTCGTGCCGCCACCGGAATTCGATCCGGACACGGCCGAACCACTGACCGACTTCGTCGGAGTCTCCGACGGCGGAACGGTCGTGAGTTGGACGTGGATGCCCGAACCCATCGAGGGTCAACCACTGACGAAGCCTTTCGCGTGGGCCCTGATCAAGCTCGACGGCGCGGACACGTCCATGCTCCACGCAGTCGACGTCGACTCCCCCGACGACATCAGCACCGGCCTGCGGGTCCGTGCTCGCTGGGCGTCGGAGCGGATCGGGCAGATCAAGGACATCGAGTGCTTCGAACCAGGTGAGAGCGAAAATGGAATCGCGACAGTCGATTCCACCGCCGATCCTGTCACCATGATCACGACGCCTGTCGACCTGCACTTCATGCATTCCGCTTCGGCCGAGGAGAGTTTCTACCTCCGCGGTCTCGCAGAAGGCAAGCTCATCGGTGGTCGCAGCGGACCCGAAGACAAGATCTACATCCCACCGCGCGGCGCGAATCCCACCAACGGGAAGCCGACGAGCGAGCAGATCGAACTGCCGGACAAGGGAATTGTCACCACCTTCTGCATCGTCAACGTCCCGTTCCTCGGGCAGCGAATCAAACCGCCCTACGTGGCCGCCTACGTGCTTCTCGACGGGGCTGACATTCCGTTCCTGCACTTGATTCTCGAATGTGATGCCGCGGACGTACGGATGGGCATGCGCGTCGAAGCCAAGTGGAAGCCTCGCGAAGAGTGGGGTTACACCCTCGAGAACATCGAATACTTCCGGCCGACAGGTGAACCCGACGCCGAGTACTCCACCTTCCAACACCACCTGTGA